A stretch of the Cryptosporangium phraense genome encodes the following:
- a CDS encoding sensor histidine kinase, whose product MSRPRRLLGALKAAPDLLPLGVKLVAALVVLLSIALLVTGVTGTVALRGYLIERLDHQIRGMAGRYSRDLPETSSNSSTSNDSTSSYVRYQPPTGRPVVRLSRPAGSDQSAPDLPTLDASTVGRLDETTFTVGSVSGGRQWRVLVRELDDGRGTLVIAISFDNIDATVTRLVGIDAGTGVVTLLALVGLGWAMVRSSLRRLREVETVAEAIAGGDLSQRVPPGGARTEVGRLATALNSMLEQIETAFAAREASEASARASEERMRRFVADASHELRTPLTSIRGFSELYRQGAVPDDREAVDRVMQKIEAEALRMGLLVDDLMLLARLDQQRPIEARPVDVLRLAIEAVEGARIVAPTHPITLRVDSEVPLTVIGDGPRLRQVLDNLISNATIHTPDGTPVEVRLGVDRRDAVVAVSDQGPGLTPEQAERVFERFYRTDPARSRAHGGSGLGLSIVAALVAAHGGTVRVETAPGEGATFRVRVPLEHPGQRVSPEQTPAGTDAGHPTAAR is encoded by the coding sequence TTGAGTCGGCCCAGGCGCCTGCTCGGCGCGCTCAAGGCCGCGCCCGATCTGCTGCCGCTCGGCGTCAAGCTGGTGGCCGCGCTGGTCGTGCTGCTGTCGATCGCGCTGCTCGTCACCGGGGTGACCGGCACGGTCGCGCTCCGCGGTTACCTGATCGAGCGCCTCGACCACCAGATCCGGGGCATGGCCGGCCGGTACTCGCGCGATCTCCCCGAGACGTCCAGCAACAGCTCGACCAGCAACGACTCGACCAGCTCCTACGTCCGCTACCAGCCGCCGACCGGCCGGCCGGTCGTCCGGTTGAGCCGGCCCGCCGGCAGCGACCAGTCCGCCCCCGACCTGCCGACGCTCGACGCGTCGACGGTCGGCCGCCTCGACGAGACCACGTTCACCGTCGGTTCGGTGAGCGGCGGACGTCAGTGGCGGGTGCTCGTCCGCGAGCTCGACGACGGCCGGGGGACGTTGGTCATCGCGATCAGCTTCGACAACATCGACGCGACCGTCACCCGGCTCGTCGGCATCGACGCCGGCACCGGCGTGGTGACGCTGCTGGCGCTGGTCGGGCTGGGCTGGGCGATGGTCCGCTCCAGCCTGCGCCGGCTCCGCGAGGTCGAGACCGTCGCCGAGGCGATCGCCGGCGGCGACCTGAGCCAGCGCGTCCCGCCCGGCGGGGCCCGCACCGAGGTGGGACGCCTGGCGACCGCGCTGAACTCGATGCTCGAACAGATCGAGACCGCGTTCGCGGCCCGGGAGGCGTCCGAGGCCAGTGCCCGGGCGTCCGAGGAGCGGATGCGCCGGTTCGTCGCGGACGCCAGCCACGAACTGCGCACTCCCCTGACGTCGATCCGGGGCTTCTCCGAGCTCTACCGCCAGGGCGCGGTACCCGACGACCGGGAGGCGGTCGACCGGGTGATGCAGAAGATCGAGGCCGAGGCGCTCCGGATGGGGCTGCTCGTCGACGACCTCATGCTGCTGGCCCGGCTCGACCAGCAGCGTCCGATCGAGGCCCGGCCGGTCGACGTGCTGCGGCTGGCCATCGAGGCGGTCGAAGGCGCGCGGATCGTCGCGCCCACCCACCCGATCACGCTGCGCGTCGACAGCGAGGTACCGCTCACCGTCATCGGCGACGGGCCACGGCTGCGCCAGGTGCTCGACAACCTGATCTCCAACGCGACGATCCACACCCCGGACGGGACGCCGGTCGAGGTCCGGCTCGGCGTCGATCGGCGCGATGCCGTGGTCGCGGTGTCCGACCAGGGGCCGGGGCTCACTCCCGAGCAGGCCGAACGGGTCTTCGAGCGGTTCTACCGCACGGACCCGGCCCGGAGCCGGGCCCACGGCGGCTCGGGCCTCGGCCTGTCGATCGTCGCCGCGCTGGTCGCCGCGCACGGCGGCACGGTCCGGGTCGAGACGGCACCGGGCGAGGGCGCCACGTTCCGCGTCCGCGTGCCGCTGGAGCACCCCGGGCAACGGGTCAGCCCGGAGCAGACCCCGGCCGGGACGGACGCGGGACACCCCACGGCGGCGCGCTAA
- a CDS encoding response regulator transcription factor, protein MAEHEAAAPEARLLIVDDEPNIVELLDTSLSYAGFEVRTATSGRAAVAATSEFTPDLIVLDVMLPDMDGFEVLRLLRGSGTRIPVLFLTARDGTDDKISGLTLGADDYVTKPFSLGEVLARVRAVLRRVAEVPTASTVPERISDASARSAFADIEVDRETHEVWKAGKQVTLSPTEFRLLQYFLDNPGKALSKATILDHVWHYDFGRDSNIVESYVSYLRKKVDTTEPRLIHTIRGVGYALRVPRS, encoded by the coding sequence ATGGCCGAACACGAGGCCGCGGCCCCCGAGGCCCGTCTGCTGATCGTCGACGACGAACCGAACATCGTCGAACTGCTCGACACCAGCCTCAGCTACGCCGGCTTCGAGGTCCGCACCGCGACGAGCGGGCGAGCGGCCGTGGCCGCGACCAGCGAGTTCACCCCGGACCTGATCGTCCTGGACGTGATGCTGCCGGACATGGACGGCTTCGAGGTGCTGCGCCTGCTGCGCGGCTCGGGCACCCGCATCCCGGTCCTGTTCCTCACCGCCCGCGACGGCACCGACGACAAGATCAGCGGCCTGACGCTCGGCGCCGACGATTACGTCACGAAACCGTTCAGCCTCGGTGAGGTGCTCGCCCGGGTCCGCGCGGTGCTGCGCCGGGTCGCCGAGGTCCCGACCGCGTCCACCGTGCCCGAACGGATCTCCGACGCCTCGGCGCGCTCGGCGTTCGCCGACATCGAGGTCGACCGCGAGACCCACGAGGTGTGGAAAGCCGGCAAGCAGGTCACGCTCTCCCCCACCGAATTCCGGCTGCTCCAGTATTTCCTCGACAACCCCGGAAAGGCGTTGTCGAAGGCCACGATTCTCGACCACGTCTGGCATTACGATTTCGGGCGCGACTCCAACATCGTCGAGTCGTACGTGTCGTATTTGCGGAAAAAGGTCGACACCACCGAGCCCCGCTTGATCCACACGATCCGGGGCGTCGGTTACGCGCTGAGGGTCCCTCGCTCTTGA
- a CDS encoding phytanoyl-CoA dioxygenase family protein has protein sequence MDESVFTPGDGLDAIEASYRQAGFVLLRGLFSDELMAAMEIECADAQRRVLSGELPERYGAAQYLDDASKIERFVNYVQQVQEVSPAVLAAATDPALVAIIHRLIGADAWLAGPGKQGIVYQDARPGKESGYTRIGWHSDWQASPSLDIWPSTAFTFHLDGTSPANGFLRVVPGSHRWATPAPYRNVNNVEVPADAKPAGGYTDEPPPFPMPLGFEKVPGEIGVYADPGDVILHDAYLWHSAARATDDEGIRRHVRSGYFSGDPTQTRDQFLKNAAR, from the coding sequence ATGGACGAATCGGTGTTCACTCCCGGCGACGGGCTCGACGCGATCGAGGCCTCCTACCGGCAGGCCGGGTTCGTGCTCCTGCGCGGTCTCTTCTCCGACGAGTTGATGGCCGCGATGGAGATCGAGTGCGCCGACGCCCAGCGTCGGGTGCTGTCCGGTGAGTTACCCGAGCGGTACGGCGCCGCCCAGTACCTCGACGACGCCAGCAAGATCGAGCGCTTCGTCAACTACGTCCAGCAGGTGCAGGAGGTCTCGCCCGCGGTGCTGGCCGCCGCCACCGACCCGGCCCTGGTCGCGATCATCCACCGGCTGATCGGGGCGGACGCCTGGCTGGCCGGCCCGGGCAAGCAGGGCATCGTCTACCAGGACGCCCGCCCGGGCAAGGAGTCCGGCTACACCCGGATCGGCTGGCACTCCGACTGGCAGGCGTCGCCGAGCCTCGACATCTGGCCGTCCACCGCGTTCACGTTCCACCTCGACGGCACCAGCCCGGCCAACGGCTTCCTGCGCGTCGTCCCCGGGAGTCATCGGTGGGCGACGCCCGCGCCCTACCGGAACGTCAACAACGTCGAGGTGCCGGCGGACGCGAAGCCGGCCGGCGGGTACACCGACGAACCGCCGCCGTTCCCGATGCCGCTCGGCTTCGAGAAGGTCCCGGGCGAGATCGGCGTCTACGCCGACCCCGGCGACGTCATCCTGCACGACGCCTATCTGTGGCACTCGGCCGCGCGGGCCACCGACGACGAGGGCATTCGCCGGCACGTGCGGTCGGGCTACTTCAGCGGTGATCCGACGCAGACCCGCGATCAGTTCCTCAAGAACGCGGCTCGCTGA
- a CDS encoding TetR/AcrR family transcriptional regulator has translation MTDSANKRAKLVGGAAEMLYRQGVEATTLAHVAEASGVPVGNIYYYFKTKDDLVRAVIAAQLDQVGEMLTALDGRSTHPAQRLTGLLRRWDDMSDVVARFGCPLGSLVSELGRRDDGLDAEATGPIARILDWAEQQFAALDSPQPRADAVALFAGIQGGAVLANALRDPDVMRAQVRRLERTLSEPRS, from the coding sequence ATGACTGACTCAGCGAACAAGCGGGCCAAGCTGGTCGGCGGCGCGGCCGAGATGCTCTATCGGCAAGGCGTCGAGGCCACCACGCTCGCGCACGTCGCCGAGGCGTCCGGCGTGCCGGTCGGCAACATCTACTACTACTTCAAGACCAAGGACGACCTGGTCCGGGCCGTGATCGCGGCCCAGCTGGACCAGGTCGGCGAGATGCTCACCGCGCTCGACGGCCGCTCCACTCACCCGGCCCAGCGCCTCACCGGTCTGCTGCGCCGCTGGGACGACATGAGCGACGTCGTCGCCCGCTTCGGCTGCCCGCTCGGCAGCCTGGTCTCCGAGCTCGGCCGTCGCGACGACGGCCTGGACGCGGAAGCGACCGGCCCGATCGCGCGCATCCTCGACTGGGCCGAGCAGCAGTTCGCCGCGCTCGACTCGCCCCAGCCGCGCGCCGACGCGGTGGCGCTGTTCGCCGGTATACAAGGCGGCGCGGTACTCGCCAACGCGCTGCGCGACCCCGACGTGATGAGGGCCCAGGTCCGCCGGCTCGAGCGAACCCTCAGCGAGCCGCGTTCTTGA
- a CDS encoding (2Fe-2S)-binding protein, translated as MDVVGALREAGKLGGYFALGSGAGRPVSDLHDPDSDALDRLIDEVTAAIGAPEPRIGASILFQGFAARLWSLTLGPLSIAGVVPDLAPDRLWWRSANGSLTLGLEPVEATADGVFRTVVDQHLLPLVDATQQRVRLPTALLWGNAASALVGTVRVLNTARGWDSARDLLERGPLRGTLAGPDLQRRSCCLFYRVPHGGLCGDCALR; from the coding sequence GTGGACGTGGTCGGGGCGCTCCGGGAGGCCGGGAAGCTCGGGGGCTACTTCGCGCTCGGGTCCGGCGCCGGCCGGCCGGTCAGCGATCTTCACGACCCCGACTCCGACGCCCTCGACCGGCTGATCGACGAGGTCACGGCCGCGATCGGGGCTCCCGAGCCACGGATCGGGGCGTCGATCCTGTTCCAGGGGTTCGCGGCGCGCCTCTGGTCGCTGACGCTCGGACCCTTGTCGATCGCCGGGGTCGTGCCCGATCTGGCCCCCGACCGGCTGTGGTGGCGGTCCGCGAACGGCTCGCTCACGCTCGGCCTCGAGCCGGTCGAAGCCACCGCCGACGGCGTCTTCCGCACGGTCGTCGATCAGCACCTGCTCCCGCTGGTGGACGCCACCCAGCAGCGCGTTCGGCTGCCCACCGCACTCCTGTGGGGCAATGCGGCCTCAGCGCTGGTCGGCACCGTACGGGTACTGAACACCGCCCGGGGCTGGGACAGCGCCCGCGACCTGCTCGAACGCGGCCCCTTGCGAGGCACCCTGGCCGGGCCCGATTTACAGCGGCGGAGCTGCTGCCTCTTCTACCGCGTCCCGCACGGCGGCCTGTGCGGCGATTGCGCACTCCGCTGA
- the cobF gene encoding precorrin-6A synthase (deacetylating), with amino-acid sequence MRHIRVIGVGAGDPGLLTVEAVKALRSVEVFLVLDKGETTAELTAARQAILERYLDTYRIALIADPPRDRTAANYEGAVEAWRDARSMAVEHALRTEVGEKGTAGLLVWGDPALYDGTITMLDTIVARGQVPLKYDVLPGISSVQLLAARHRITLTRTAGAVQITTGRRVAAGHHDEDTDVVVMLDAHLACERFRGQGADLYWGAYLGTADEVLIAGPLDEILPHVTEKRARLREAKGWIMDTYLVRRGGSKPPV; translated from the coding sequence GTGCGACACATTCGGGTCATCGGCGTCGGGGCGGGCGATCCGGGGCTGCTCACCGTCGAAGCGGTCAAGGCGCTCCGCAGCGTCGAAGTGTTCCTGGTCCTCGACAAGGGTGAGACGACCGCCGAGCTGACCGCCGCCCGGCAGGCGATCCTGGAGCGCTACCTGGACACCTACCGCATCGCGCTGATCGCCGACCCACCCCGCGACCGCACCGCGGCCAACTACGAAGGCGCCGTCGAGGCCTGGCGGGACGCCCGGTCGATGGCGGTCGAGCACGCGCTGCGCACCGAGGTCGGCGAGAAGGGGACCGCGGGGCTCCTGGTCTGGGGCGACCCGGCGCTCTACGACGGCACGATCACGATGCTCGACACGATCGTCGCCCGGGGCCAGGTGCCGCTCAAGTACGACGTCCTCCCGGGCATCAGCAGCGTGCAACTGCTCGCCGCCCGCCACCGGATCACGCTCACCCGCACCGCGGGGGCCGTCCAGATCACCACCGGCCGCCGGGTCGCGGCCGGCCACCACGACGAAGACACCGACGTCGTCGTGATGCTCGACGCGCACCTGGCCTGCGAACGGTTCCGCGGCCAGGGCGCCGACCTCTACTGGGGCGCCTACCTGGGCACCGCCGACGAGGTCCTGATCGCCGGCCCGCTCGACGAGATCCTGCCCCACGTCACCGAGAAGCGCGCCCGGCTGCGCGAGGCCAAGGGCTGGATCATGGACACCTACCTGGTGCGCCGGGGAGGGTCCAAACCCCCCGTGTGA
- a CDS encoding LLM class F420-dependent oxidoreductase — protein sequence MKLRVFTEPQQGADYETLLAVAKTAEDLGYEAFFRSDHYLAMGGVDGLPGPTDTWITLGAIARETSRIRLGTLVTSATFRYPGPLAVAVAQVDRMSGGRVDFGLGAGWFEAEHKAYALPFPPVGERFDRLEEQLEIITGLWGTPEGETYSFDGKHYQIVDSPALPKPAQSSRPPIVIGGKGKKRTPALTVKYADEFNVPFDSVEAVKAQFDVVREACEQAGRDPKELVFSAAQIVVCGKDDAEVARRAAAVGRDVEELKQNGACGTPDEVAAKLRQYAEVGAERAYLQFLDLSDLDHLALVAEQVAPQLA from the coding sequence ATGAAGTTGCGCGTATTCACTGAGCCCCAGCAGGGTGCCGACTACGAGACGCTCCTCGCGGTCGCCAAGACCGCCGAGGACCTCGGCTACGAGGCCTTCTTCCGTTCCGACCACTATCTGGCGATGGGTGGCGTCGACGGGCTGCCCGGCCCCACCGACACCTGGATCACGCTCGGCGCGATCGCCCGGGAGACCTCCCGGATCCGGCTGGGCACGCTCGTGACCTCGGCGACGTTCCGCTACCCGGGTCCGCTGGCGGTCGCGGTCGCGCAGGTCGACCGGATGAGCGGCGGCCGGGTCGACTTCGGCCTCGGCGCCGGCTGGTTCGAGGCCGAGCACAAGGCCTACGCGCTCCCGTTCCCGCCGGTCGGCGAGCGTTTCGACCGGCTCGAGGAGCAGCTCGAGATCATCACCGGCCTGTGGGGCACGCCCGAGGGCGAGACCTACTCGTTCGACGGCAAGCACTACCAGATCGTCGACTCGCCGGCCCTGCCGAAGCCGGCCCAGAGCTCGCGCCCGCCGATCGTCATCGGCGGTAAGGGCAAGAAGCGGACGCCGGCGCTCACCGTGAAGTACGCCGACGAGTTCAACGTCCCGTTCGACTCGGTCGAGGCGGTCAAGGCCCAGTTCGACGTCGTCCGGGAGGCCTGCGAGCAGGCCGGTCGCGACCCGAAGGAGCTGGTGTTCTCGGCCGCGCAGATCGTCGTCTGCGGTAAGGACGACGCCGAGGTCGCCCGCCGGGCCGCGGCCGTCGGCCGGGACGTCGAGGAGCTCAAGCAGAACGGCGCCTGCGGGACGCCGGACGAGGTCGCAGCGAAGCTGCGCCAGTACGCCGAGGTCGGCGCCGAGCGGGCCTACCTGCAGTTCCTCGACCTCAGCGACCTGGACCACCTGGCCCTGGTCGCCGAGCAGGTCGCGCCGCAGCTCGCCTGA
- a CDS encoding prolyl oligopeptidase family serine peptidase: MESTETPQPAETDRPESTDSNDPYRWLEDVTGDGPLEWARQHNTRTLADYGDSPRFTEIQTEIREVLDAETRIPYVTRRGEYLYNFWQDAANPRGLWRRTTLEQYRNDKPDWDVLIDVDALARDEDQNWVWHGASFLAPSYRKCLISLSVGGSDADVTREFDPVAKAFVPDGFTLPEAKSSVGWIDEDTLYVGTDFGVGSMTDSGYPRLVKRWTRGTPLEEAVTVFEGESSDVSVSAFRDPLSGLDFVYRSIDFYHRKRYLLTGDDPVPVDVPDDAEISVHAGHLLVELRTSWEAYTAGSLLVIDFERFRAGHREFDVLFAPDDRSALLSYSWTEHALLLSSLVDVRPSLDVLQPGPSGWTRTPSASIPEWSTVRVASTDRYHGDEYLLAVDGFLTPPSLHRYVAGSPESGEVLKRSPARFDAAGMSVAQHFAVSADGTRIPYFVVGPVRDEPLPTLLTGYGGFEIPMVPGYDGGLGRAWLARGGVYVVANIRGGGEYGPRWHQAALKEKRPRAYEDFAAVAEDLASRGITTAGQLGVTGGSNGGLLTGNMYTQYPQLFGAVVIQVPLLDMRRYHTLLAGASWMAEYGDPDDPAQWEFIQTFSPYHLLARERPYPPLLVTTSTRDDRVHPGHARKFVARLEQLGYPVDYYENIEGGHGGASNNEQRAFMRALSFAFLWDRLG; encoded by the coding sequence GTGGAATCGACTGAAACGCCGCAACCAGCAGAAACGGACAGACCCGAGTCAACGGATAGTAACGACCCATATCGGTGGCTCGAAGACGTCACCGGGGACGGCCCCCTCGAGTGGGCCCGGCAGCACAACACGCGGACGCTCGCCGACTACGGCGACTCGCCCCGGTTCACCGAGATCCAGACCGAGATCCGCGAGGTCTTGGACGCCGAGACGCGGATCCCGTACGTGACCCGCCGCGGCGAATACCTCTACAACTTCTGGCAGGACGCGGCGAACCCGCGCGGCCTCTGGCGCCGGACGACGCTCGAGCAGTACCGCAACGACAAACCCGACTGGGACGTCCTGATCGACGTCGACGCGCTGGCCCGGGACGAGGACCAGAACTGGGTGTGGCACGGGGCGTCGTTCCTCGCGCCGAGTTACCGGAAGTGCCTGATCTCGCTCTCGGTCGGCGGCTCGGACGCGGACGTGACCCGGGAGTTCGACCCGGTCGCCAAGGCGTTCGTGCCGGACGGGTTCACGCTGCCCGAGGCGAAGAGCAGCGTCGGCTGGATCGACGAGGACACGCTCTACGTCGGCACCGACTTCGGCGTGGGCTCGATGACTGATTCCGGCTACCCGCGACTGGTCAAACGTTGGACCCGAGGAACGCCCCTCGAAGAGGCCGTCACGGTCTTCGAGGGTGAGTCGTCCGACGTGTCCGTGTCGGCGTTCCGGGACCCACTGTCCGGTCTGGACTTCGTCTACCGGAGCATCGACTTCTACCACCGCAAGCGGTACCTGCTGACCGGCGACGACCCGGTGCCGGTGGACGTCCCGGACGACGCCGAGATCAGCGTGCACGCCGGGCACCTCCTGGTCGAGCTGCGCACGTCGTGGGAGGCCTACACCGCGGGGTCGCTGCTGGTCATCGACTTCGAGCGGTTCCGCGCGGGCCACCGCGAGTTCGACGTGCTGTTCGCGCCCGACGACCGGTCGGCGCTGCTGTCGTACTCCTGGACCGAACACGCGCTGCTGCTCAGCTCGCTGGTCGACGTCCGCCCGAGCCTGGACGTGCTGCAGCCAGGCCCGTCCGGCTGGACGCGGACGCCGTCGGCGTCGATCCCGGAGTGGAGCACGGTCCGGGTGGCCTCGACCGACCGCTACCACGGCGACGAGTACCTGCTCGCGGTCGACGGCTTCCTGACCCCGCCGTCGCTGCACCGGTACGTGGCCGGGAGCCCGGAGTCGGGCGAGGTGCTCAAGCGGTCGCCGGCCCGGTTCGATGCGGCGGGCATGTCGGTGGCGCAGCACTTCGCTGTGTCGGCCGATGGCACCCGAATTCCGTATTTCGTCGTCGGGCCGGTTCGCGATGAGCCCCTGCCAACGCTGCTCACCGGGTACGGCGGGTTCGAGATCCCGATGGTGCCCGGGTACGACGGCGGGCTGGGCCGGGCCTGGCTGGCCCGCGGAGGCGTGTACGTGGTGGCGAACATCCGGGGCGGCGGCGAGTACGGCCCGCGCTGGCACCAGGCCGCGCTGAAGGAGAAGCGTCCGCGGGCCTACGAGGACTTCGCCGCGGTCGCCGAGGACCTGGCGTCCCGCGGGATCACGACGGCCGGGCAGCTCGGCGTCACCGGCGGGAGCAACGGCGGGCTGCTGACCGGCAACATGTACACCCAGTACCCGCAGCTGTTCGGCGCGGTCGTCATCCAGGTGCCGCTGCTGGACATGCGCCGCTACCACACGCTGCTGGCCGGAGCCTCGTGGATGGCCGAGTACGGCGATCCGGACGACCCGGCGCAGTGGGAGTTCATCCAGACGTTCTCCCCGTACCACCTGCTCGCGCGGGAGCGGCCGTATCCGCCGCTGCTGGTCACGACGTCGACCCGGGACGACCGGGTGCATCCCGGGCACGCGCGGAAGTTCGTGGCCCGGTTGGAGCAGCTCGGGTATCCCGTCGACTACTACGAGAACATCGAGGGCGGCCACGGCGGAGCGAGCAACAACGAGCAGCGGGCGTTCATGCGGGCGCTGTCGTTCGCTTTTCTCTGGGACCGGTTGGGGTGA
- a CDS encoding acyltransferase family protein: MAGHAEQQTDLAIADETPTPTAVGPLDTPRSSIPEGQLFSRPRGGGSYSPALDGIRALSVIAILLYHGGVELFDGGFLGVDVFFVLSGYLITSLLLVEHDRTGTLHLRNFWIRRARRLLPALALMVGSVLVLFPMLGVEWPSGTRGDALAVLFYVSNWWFVAQGESYAQAFEDPSPFQHTWSLAIEEQWYVLLPLVLLILFRTPLGRRALGWLLAVGAVASAAVMAAVLSTSDGSRAYYGTDARLQGLLVGATLACVFASPVGRRLVDNAIVGVLGWFAFAALLVAFVVTAQADPRMYRGGFLLVALISALLVASVVGTGRYSPRAVLAWPPLVAVGVLSYGIYLWHWPIYLLLNPARTGIDGLPLLVVRIALTGLVSVASFLIVERPLRIGAPPNSLASPQVAAPIAVLALVAALVGVAVPGVAGVKEKSADSVSSLANVAQDPASGGSGANKVLLVGDSNTLSLFAAVRDDPGPDVTLSIATRFGCGVVPYTAAIEGKPVSPEEPLCTDWAAQREMEIEAAQPTVGVLFSGTWEQYDRWIGGRTVPYTSAEWMRVTTADYVQVLREILKYSPRALVVLNHCHSVSDPGLPAATMFAAGRYPPVINDPQRVVATNTAAKKAAATFGGKVAVIDPNPFLCKNGFTEQLDGVQLRTDGVHLTTEGGKLLWKWLEPRLVAAR; encoded by the coding sequence GTGGCCGGGCATGCGGAGCAGCAGACGGACTTAGCCATCGCCGACGAGACGCCGACCCCGACGGCCGTCGGGCCGCTCGACACCCCCAGAAGTTCGATCCCCGAGGGACAGCTGTTCAGCCGTCCGAGAGGTGGCGGCTCGTACAGCCCGGCCCTCGACGGGATCCGCGCGCTCTCGGTCATCGCGATCCTGCTGTATCACGGGGGCGTCGAACTCTTCGACGGCGGGTTCCTCGGCGTCGACGTCTTCTTCGTCCTCTCCGGCTACCTGATCACGTCGCTGCTGCTCGTCGAGCACGACCGCACCGGCACCCTGCACCTGAGGAACTTCTGGATCCGCCGCGCGCGTCGCCTGCTGCCCGCGCTCGCGCTGATGGTCGGCTCGGTCCTGGTGCTGTTCCCGATGCTCGGCGTCGAGTGGCCGTCCGGTACCCGCGGTGACGCGCTCGCCGTCCTGTTCTACGTCTCGAACTGGTGGTTCGTCGCCCAGGGCGAGTCCTACGCCCAGGCGTTCGAGGACCCGTCCCCGTTCCAGCACACGTGGTCACTGGCGATCGAAGAACAGTGGTACGTGCTGCTCCCGTTGGTCTTGCTGATCCTTTTTCGGACGCCGCTGGGGCGGCGCGCGCTGGGCTGGCTCCTCGCCGTGGGCGCGGTCGCGTCCGCCGCGGTCATGGCCGCGGTCCTCTCCACGTCCGACGGTTCCCGCGCCTACTACGGTACGGACGCCCGGCTGCAGGGGCTTCTCGTCGGAGCGACGCTGGCCTGCGTGTTCGCGTCGCCGGTGGGGCGCCGGCTGGTCGACAACGCGATCGTGGGCGTGCTGGGCTGGTTCGCGTTCGCCGCGCTGCTGGTGGCGTTCGTGGTCACCGCCCAGGCCGACCCCCGGATGTACCGGGGCGGGTTCCTGCTCGTCGCGCTGATCAGCGCGCTGCTGGTGGCGTCGGTGGTCGGGACCGGCCGGTACTCGCCCCGGGCGGTGCTGGCCTGGCCGCCGCTGGTGGCCGTCGGCGTGCTCTCCTACGGGATCTACCTCTGGCACTGGCCGATCTACCTGCTGCTCAACCCGGCTCGCACCGGCATCGACGGCCTCCCGCTGCTCGTCGTCCGGATCGCGTTGACCGGGCTGGTGTCCGTCGCCAGCTTCCTCATCGTCGAACGTCCACTACGGATCGGGGCACCACCGAACTCGCTGGCGTCGCCGCAGGTGGCGGCGCCCATCGCGGTGCTGGCGCTGGTGGCGGCGCTGGTCGGCGTGGCGGTTCCCGGCGTAGCCGGGGTGAAGGAGAAGTCGGCCGACTCCGTGTCGTCGCTGGCCAACGTGGCCCAGGACCCGGCCTCCGGCGGGTCGGGGGCCAACAAGGTCCTGCTGGTCGGGGACTCGAACACGCTCAGCCTGTTCGCCGCGGTACGCGACGACCCGGGCCCCGACGTGACGCTGAGCATCGCGACCCGGTTCGGGTGCGGGGTGGTGCCGTACACCGCGGCCATCGAGGGCAAGCCGGTCTCACCCGAGGAGCCGCTCTGCACGGACTGGGCCGCCCAGCGCGAGATGGAGATCGAGGCGGCCCAGCCGACGGTGGGCGTGCTGTTCTCGGGGACGTGGGAGCAGTACGACCGGTGGATCGGGGGGCGGACCGTGCCCTATACTTCGGCCGAGTGGATGCGGGTCACGACCGCGGACTACGTGCAGGTGCTGCGCGAGATCCTGAAGTACTCGCCGCGGGCGCTGGTGGTGCTCAACCACTGCCACTCGGTGTCGGACCCGGGGCTGCCGGCCGCGACGATGTTCGCCGCCGGACGGTACCCGCCGGTGATCAACGACCCGCAGCGGGTCGTCGCCACGAACACCGCGGCGAAGAAGGCCGCGGCGACGTTCGGGGGCAAGGTGGCGGTCATCGATCCGAACCCGTTCCTGTGCAAGAACGGCTTCACCGAGCAACTCGACGGCGTGCAACTACGCACCGACGGCGTCCACCTCACCACCGAGGGCGGGAAACTCCTCTGGAAGTGGCTGGAGCCCCGGCTAGTTGCCGCTCGGTGA